The proteins below come from a single Ailuropoda melanoleuca isolate Jingjing chromosome 1, ASM200744v2, whole genome shotgun sequence genomic window:
- the C1H21orf62 gene encoding uncharacterized protein C21orf62 homolog: protein MVPPSGHRLLLASALGILAFHCFSRGQKNSTLIFMKENTIRNCSCSADVQDCDYSLANLLCSCQTILPLALEQTSYSDHLTIWFTDAWALGLLLNFTLVRDLKLSLCGTSTLPTEYLAICGLKRLRVNTEARHPSPEQSLLIYSGGESEPREQPVWFPGCMYVSFLDMTLFNRKSSLKAYSIENVASIANNFPYFSYFETFPILSNKSYVVTFIY from the coding sequence ATGGTACCACCCTCTGGGCACAGGCTCCTCCTGGCCAGCGCGCTGGGCATCCTTGCGTTCCACTGCTTCTCAAGGGGGCAGAAGAACAGCACGCTGATTTTCATGAAGGAAAACACCATTCGGAACTGCAGCTGCTCTGCAGACGTCCAGGACTGTGACTACAGTTTGGCCAACTTGCTGTGCAGCTGCCAAACCATCCTGCCTTTGGCACTCGAGCAAACCAGCTACAGTGACCATCTGACCATCTGGTTCACGGATGCATGGGCGCTGGGCCTCCTGTTGAACTTCACGCTGGTGCGGGACCTGAAGCTTTCTCTGTGCGGTACCAGCACTCTCCCCACGGAGTACCTGGCCATCTGCGGTCTGAAGAGGCTTCGCGTCAACACGGAGGCCAGGCACCCGTCCCCAGAGCAGAGCTTACTCATCTACAGCGGCGGGGAAAGTGAACCCAGAGAGCAGCCCGTGTGGTTCCCCGGATGTATGTACGTCtcattcttagatatgacacttTTCAACAGGAAATCATCCTTAAAAGCATACAGTATTGAAAACGTTGCCAGCATTGCCAACAATTTTCCTTACTTCTCTTACTTTGAAACCTTCCCAATTTTAAGCAACAAAAGCTACGTCGTCACGTTCATTTACTAA